Proteins encoded within one genomic window of Mesorhizobium sp. B2-1-8:
- a CDS encoding lytic transglycosylase domain-containing protein, which produces MIRRLPLMLILLSTPAAADIPTIDGTVLDERRDRNDETTKIDKVDRDRYTNNESVTCAVYRPGRKDDPVAAANANPSIAGLVRRVAREEGIDENQFLALVYQESRFNPCAKSGAGAIGLAQLMPGTAADLGVNPYNIEQNLRGGARYFKQQLRRFDGNVSLALAAYNSGSGNVESYGGVPPFRETQDYVHNITQKWLPAFGGSDKSAIPLNYGGTSTAYESMRSSTVNAMGLSSATGDGSGDVASWFEQFGGTATGTVQDSWDQNSGARNANIDMLNRMVALGASFADLVNSKNAVTLSDISGASRSGRYQDSGGGSSQDVTGFCDDRTGLFWDSKAKACVKKTDQNAELLLVPQ; this is translated from the coding sequence ATGATTCGACGTCTCCCTCTCATGCTTATCCTTCTGAGCACACCTGCTGCGGCCGACATTCCGACTATCGACGGGACCGTGCTGGATGAGCGCCGGGATCGCAACGACGAGACCACCAAGATCGACAAGGTCGACCGTGACCGCTACACGAACAATGAGAGCGTTACCTGCGCGGTCTATCGACCCGGCCGCAAGGATGACCCGGTCGCGGCAGCCAACGCCAACCCCTCGATCGCCGGCCTGGTGCGGCGCGTGGCGCGGGAGGAGGGGATAGACGAAAACCAGTTCCTGGCGCTGGTCTATCAGGAGAGCCGCTTCAACCCTTGCGCCAAATCCGGCGCCGGCGCGATCGGCCTTGCCCAGCTTATGCCGGGCACAGCCGCGGATCTCGGCGTCAATCCCTACAACATCGAGCAAAACCTGCGCGGCGGCGCGCGCTACTTCAAGCAGCAGCTGCGACGCTTCGATGGCAACGTCTCACTGGCGCTTGCCGCCTATAATTCCGGCTCGGGCAATGTCGAGAGCTATGGCGGCGTCCCGCCGTTTCGCGAAACGCAGGATTATGTCCACAACATTACCCAGAAATGGCTGCCGGCCTTTGGCGGATCCGACAAGTCGGCCATTCCGCTGAACTATGGCGGCACGAGTACAGCCTATGAAAGCATGCGCTCAAGCACCGTCAACGCCATGGGTCTATCGAGTGCCACAGGCGATGGGTCAGGTGATGTCGCATCCTGGTTCGAGCAGTTCGGCGGAACCGCAACCGGCACGGTGCAGGACAGCTGGGACCAGAACTCCGGCGCCCGCAACGCCAACATAGACATGCTGAACCGTATGGTCGCGCTGGGGGCCAGCTTCGCCGATCTCGTCAATTCCAAAAACGCGGTTACCCTGAGCGACATTTCGGGAGCCAGCCGCTCGGGCCGCTATCAGGACAGCGGCGGCGGAAGTTCGCAAGACGTCACAGGCTTCTGTGACGATCGCACTGGTCTCTTCTGGGATTCCAAGGCGAAGGCTTGCGTCAAGAAAACCGACCAAAACGCCGAGCTGCTCCTCGTCCCCCAATGA
- a CDS encoding VirB4 family type IV secretion system protein produces MLSVVANELGFGREHRRERSIATHIPYMRHLSDTVIGLESGAVLSVIKLDGLFFQTEDQAELNMRASVQNTLIRALGSSRYSLWSTVIRRQVKPELGGSFSDPFCDLLNGRYMAALGEKRMFTNELYLTIVRAGMRGPLGSAEAISRLFDRSARPEVRQQRTHERINELEEVIGNVTRELQKYGAHVLGITYRDGEPYSEPCALFNAILTCGLSRPMRLPRMGIRSYVGTSRLHFSRRTLLAQGATETDNRFGAMLSIKEYPPFSGPGMLDGLLQVNHEFILTQSFTLADKPVAQERISRLQRQIRASDEAGSTVETDIDFALNSLLNQEAVFGYHHFSLLCLSGDLTGLDKAVSELGACLTDMNVNWLREDLNMEASFWAQLPGNHTYIARSCMLSSANFAGFSSLHNFATGRTSGMHWGRPISILETTSQTPYWFNFHQRDVGHFLVTGPTGSGKTVALTFLLAQSFRVAPEPRAVFFDKDEGASIFIRAIGGNYEVLQPGQATGFNPLQLENTAANREFLLRLLKAMLQPADGRGFAQEEEDTLERAIGRICQEPLEQRTLANLSGLLMGRSRSEANDLQSRLRPWFEGEKAWLFNAPRDALSFSGRRIFGFDTTHVLDNVDVRTPALMYLFHRIDELLTGNPVLIFMDEGWKLLQDPAFSSYIVDKMKTIRKLNGIVGFGTQSAADIAKAAQSHTLIEQSATNLHFPNPRADEESYIRRFGLTAKEFSFIRNTPPERRTFLIKHGNDSVIARLDLSAMPDIVKVLSGRKDTIEACAALRARFGEDPAAWLSEFCGWGRAA; encoded by the coding sequence ATGTTGAGCGTCGTTGCGAATGAGCTGGGCTTTGGACGGGAGCATCGGCGTGAACGATCGATCGCGACACACATTCCCTATATGCGGCATCTCTCCGACACCGTGATCGGTCTCGAAAGCGGCGCGGTGCTCTCCGTGATCAAACTCGATGGTCTGTTCTTCCAGACCGAGGACCAGGCCGAGCTTAACATGCGGGCCAGCGTCCAGAACACCTTGATCCGGGCGCTCGGATCAAGCCGCTATTCGCTTTGGTCGACGGTCATCCGCAGGCAAGTCAAACCGGAGCTTGGTGGGTCGTTCTCCGATCCCTTCTGCGATCTTCTCAATGGACGCTATATGGCGGCGCTTGGCGAGAAGCGCATGTTCACAAACGAGCTCTACCTCACAATCGTGCGGGCCGGCATGCGCGGGCCGCTTGGAAGCGCCGAGGCCATTTCACGGCTGTTCGATCGATCTGCCAGACCGGAAGTTCGTCAACAGCGCACGCATGAACGCATAAACGAACTGGAAGAGGTCATCGGCAACGTCACGCGCGAGTTGCAGAAATACGGTGCGCATGTTCTTGGCATCACCTATCGCGACGGCGAACCTTATTCAGAGCCATGCGCTTTGTTCAACGCCATACTGACCTGCGGCCTGTCGCGGCCGATGCGCCTGCCACGTATGGGGATCCGGAGCTATGTCGGAACATCGCGGCTGCACTTCTCCAGGCGGACCTTGCTAGCGCAAGGAGCGACGGAGACCGACAATCGCTTCGGCGCCATGCTGTCGATCAAGGAGTATCCGCCGTTTTCGGGTCCTGGCATGCTCGACGGGCTGCTGCAGGTCAACCACGAGTTCATCCTCACCCAGTCCTTCACGCTGGCCGACAAGCCGGTCGCACAGGAACGGATCTCGCGTCTGCAGCGGCAGATCCGCGCCTCCGATGAGGCGGGCAGCACGGTCGAGACCGACATCGACTTTGCCCTGAATAGCCTCCTCAACCAGGAGGCGGTCTTCGGCTACCACCATTTCAGCCTGCTTTGCCTGTCGGGCGATCTGACCGGGCTCGACAAAGCCGTGTCGGAACTCGGCGCCTGCCTCACCGACATGAACGTCAACTGGCTGCGCGAAGACCTCAACATGGAGGCCTCGTTCTGGGCGCAGCTTCCCGGCAATCACACCTACATCGCCCGCTCCTGCATGCTGTCGAGCGCCAATTTCGCCGGCTTTTCTTCCCTCCACAATTTTGCGACAGGGAGGACGTCAGGCATGCATTGGGGTCGGCCGATCTCGATCCTGGAGACGACGTCGCAGACGCCCTACTGGTTCAACTTTCATCAGCGCGACGTCGGCCATTTCCTGGTCACCGGCCCGACAGGGTCTGGCAAGACCGTCGCGCTCACCTTCCTGCTCGCGCAGTCGTTTCGCGTTGCGCCCGAGCCGAGAGCCGTCTTCTTCGATAAGGACGAAGGCGCCTCGATCTTCATACGGGCCATCGGCGGCAACTACGAGGTCCTGCAGCCGGGGCAGGCGACCGGCTTCAATCCGCTTCAGCTGGAAAACACCGCCGCCAACCGCGAGTTCCTGCTCCGCCTTTTGAAGGCCATGCTGCAGCCCGCCGACGGCCGCGGCTTCGCTCAGGAAGAGGAAGACACACTCGAGCGGGCGATCGGCCGCATCTGCCAGGAGCCCCTTGAACAGCGGACCCTCGCCAATCTTTCCGGACTTCTCATGGGGCGGTCGCGCTCGGAGGCCAACGACCTGCAATCGCGGCTGAGGCCCTGGTTCGAAGGCGAGAAGGCTTGGCTGTTCAACGCGCCGCGCGATGCGCTGTCCTTTTCCGGCCGGCGCATCTTCGGCTTCGACACGACGCACGTCCTCGACAATGTCGACGTGCGCACGCCGGCGCTGATGTACCTCTTTCACCGCATCGACGAGTTGCTCACCGGCAATCCTGTCCTGATCTTCATGGACGAGGGCTGGAAGCTGCTGCAGGACCCAGCCTTCTCCAGTTACATAGTCGATAAGATGAAGACGATCCGCAAGCTGAACGGGATCGTCGGCTTTGGCACCCAATCCGCCGCCGACATTGCGAAGGCGGCTCAGTCACATACGCTGATCGAGCAATCCGCGACAAACCTGCACTTTCCGAATCCGCGCGCGGATGAGGAAAGCTACATCCGTCGCTTCGGGCTGACAGCCAAGGAATTCTCCTTCATCCGCAACACGCCACCGGAGCGGCGGACCTTCCTCATCAAGCACGGCAACGATTCCGTCATCGCCCGGTTGGACCTCTCGGCGATGCCAGACATCGTCAAGGTCCTGTCCGGGCGCAAGGACACGATCGAGGCCTGCGCGGCGCTGAGGGCGCGCTTTGGCGAGGATCCGGCGGCATGGCTCTCCGAATTCTGCGGCTGGGGGAGAGCGGCATGA
- a CDS encoding type IV secretion system protein VirB3, with product MNEPSDDKPHLTPLVIGLTRPPMMWGIPLTAFYLIIGVTLIAFLVTTSFWAAAIAPVAYLALFALTSRDIRILDLAQVAGRRTPRTPNKLFWGTNSYGP from the coding sequence ATGAACGAGCCCTCCGACGACAAGCCTCATCTGACGCCGCTGGTGATCGGCCTGACGCGGCCGCCGATGATGTGGGGCATTCCGCTCACCGCTTTCTATCTCATCATTGGCGTAACCCTGATCGCATTCCTGGTGACGACCAGCTTCTGGGCCGCGGCCATCGCGCCGGTCGCCTATCTGGCGCTCTTTGCTCTCACCAGCCGCGACATCCGTATCCTGGACCTCGCCCAGGTCGCCGGCCGCCGCACGCCCCGGACGCCGAACAAGCTGTTCTGGGGCACGAACTCCTACGGACCATGA
- a CDS encoding TrbC/VirB2 family protein → MKNQIVPNFASPRARPAFLLLVVAALVITAAEPAFAQQTSGAFAPLETAVQMIVDFITGPFGRLLAIIAVIGLGFLAFAGRLSWFTAGAVVIGIGLVFGAPAIVDQMISAVGK, encoded by the coding sequence ATGAAGAACCAGATCGTCCCTAATTTCGCTTCGCCAAGGGCGCGGCCAGCATTTCTCCTGCTGGTCGTTGCGGCGCTCGTAATCACGGCCGCAGAACCGGCCTTTGCGCAGCAGACATCGGGCGCTTTCGCCCCGCTCGAGACCGCCGTGCAGATGATCGTGGATTTCATCACCGGGCCGTTCGGTCGGCTGCTGGCGATCATCGCGGTTATCGGTCTCGGCTTCCTCGCCTTTGCTGGTCGCCTGTCCTGGTTCACCGCCGGTGCCGTCGTCATCGGCATCGGCCTGGTCTTCGGCGCACCAGCGATCGTCGACCAGATGATCTCTGCGGTCGGGAAGTGA
- a CDS encoding lytic transglycosylase domain-containing protein: MHLAVAASLAEQVDRQGESRNHSERLVNSAAPPDAVDTVFRNRWLDRDREYVVRTDGQIQPTDSSLAIGHTDGTNAAITSNGSVAIHSQFDLSESDTEYACGPSPLTTSQIAQLVVGVARRYGVDPGFALAIATTESRLDRDRNSPKGARGPMQLTPSTAAFLGVADICNPAENIDGGVRFLKSLLETYRNPLIVAAAYNAGEANVHKYGGVPPFPETVRFVAEVTNRQLGLQLPGPKDGGRKVSSHPNIDDDPKTGVLATGEARRWVGGVMQF; the protein is encoded by the coding sequence TTGCATCTCGCCGTGGCTGCGTCTTTGGCCGAACAAGTCGATCGGCAGGGAGAATCTCGCAACCATTCGGAACGGCTTGTGAATTCTGCTGCCCCTCCAGACGCGGTCGACACGGTTTTTCGGAACCGTTGGCTGGACAGAGACAGGGAGTACGTCGTCCGCACTGATGGCCAAATTCAACCAACCGACAGCTCGCTTGCCATTGGCCATACGGATGGGACAAACGCTGCCATCACCAGCAATGGAAGCGTTGCCATACATAGTCAATTTGACTTATCTGAAAGCGATACGGAATACGCGTGCGGTCCTTCACCGCTAACGACTTCACAAATCGCCCAGCTGGTGGTCGGAGTGGCGCGACGCTATGGGGTCGATCCCGGCTTTGCGCTCGCAATCGCGACAACCGAGAGCCGGCTGGATCGCGATCGCAACTCGCCGAAGGGCGCGCGCGGACCGATGCAGCTTACGCCCTCGACCGCGGCATTTCTCGGCGTCGCAGACATCTGCAATCCCGCCGAGAACATCGACGGCGGTGTGCGGTTCCTCAAATCGCTGCTCGAGACCTATCGCAATCCGCTGATCGTGGCGGCCGCCTACAACGCTGGTGAGGCAAACGTCCACAAATATGGCGGCGTACCGCCGTTTCCGGAAACCGTCCGCTTCGTCGCGGAGGTGACCAATCGCCAGCTCGGCTTGCAGTTGCCGGGACCGAAGGACGGAGGCAGGAAAGTGTCCTCGCATCCGAACATTGACGACGACCCGAAGACCGGCGTGCTGGCCACCGGAGAAGCCCGCCGGTGGGTTGGCGGCGTCATGCAATTCTAG
- a CDS encoding thermonuclease family protein: MRVLAALIAVSVSGPAAAAPAGYFDLRPGVALESGDSWMDAGKRYHLYGVQACLRGTFYTDRSGHRADCGEASLAVLAAFIADTRPVCAPVATIANVAHVVCYASVGADRLDFGNLVITSGYAFAALQPDGLPYSPAYAVAEQVAREKHAGLWQFKDVQYPAILLGRAAAGSSRDR; this comes from the coding sequence ATGAGGGTCCTTGCCGCCCTCATCGCCGTTTCCGTCTCGGGGCCTGCCGCCGCTGCACCGGCAGGGTACTTTGATCTGCGACCCGGGGTGGCGCTCGAAAGTGGTGACAGCTGGATGGACGCCGGCAAGAGATACCATCTCTACGGCGTCCAGGCCTGCCTGCGCGGCACGTTTTATACGGATCGATCCGGCCATCGCGCCGATTGCGGCGAAGCCTCTTTGGCCGTCCTGGCGGCATTCATTGCCGATACCAGGCCCGTCTGCGCCCCCGTGGCAACCATCGCCAACGTAGCCCACGTTGTCTGCTACGCCTCGGTCGGCGCCGACCGGCTGGATTTCGGCAATCTGGTGATTACGTCCGGCTACGCTTTTGCGGCCCTGCAGCCAGATGGCCTGCCCTATTCTCCCGCGTATGCCGTTGCCGAGCAGGTCGCCCGCGAAAAACATGCCGGTCTCTGGCAGTTCAAGGATGTGCAATACCCCGCAATCTTGCTTGGCCGTGCCGCAGCGGGAAGTTCGAGAGACCGATGA
- a CDS encoding thermonuclease family protein, with protein MAPQAINETVSRMIVGRVALIDGRTLWFPRSAQKVRLAGIDACELPQWSFDPTRYGKSTLKPVPCGPLARAWLKRIVGDSRVTCTVIAVDSNGAYVGSCSARGHDLAVEMLRVGWARVNSPSPPGYISWQRYAMVARHGMWATYVLDMDEWRAGAVDRTLQRQPIADFNLLAERKREISPPFIDARKRPAGTDR; from the coding sequence ATGGCGCCGCAGGCGATCAACGAGACTGTTTCAAGAATGATCGTCGGTCGGGTGGCGCTGATCGATGGGCGCACCCTCTGGTTCCCGCGATCAGCGCAAAAAGTCCGCCTCGCCGGTATCGATGCCTGCGAACTACCGCAATGGAGCTTCGATCCTACGCGATATGGCAAGAGCACCCTCAAGCCCGTACCGTGCGGACCCCTCGCCAGAGCTTGGCTGAAACGCATAGTGGGCGATAGCCGGGTGACATGCACGGTTATCGCTGTCGATTCAAACGGCGCCTACGTCGGCAGTTGCTCCGCGCGTGGACACGACCTCGCTGTCGAAATGCTCCGTGTTGGCTGGGCACGGGTAAACTCCCCCTCGCCACCGGGATACATCAGCTGGCAACGCTACGCGATGGTCGCTCGCCATGGCATGTGGGCCACCTACGTCCTCGACATGGATGAGTGGCGCGCCGGGGCAGTCGATCGAACGCTGCAAAGACAACCGATCGCCGACTTCAATCTGTTGGCGGAACGAAAGCGCGAGATCTCTCCGCCGTTCATCGACGCTCGGAAACGGCCGGCTGGAACCGACCGGTAA
- a CDS encoding acyl-homoserine-lactone synthase, with protein sequence MIRLITGSADPRHQDLLEEHYRLRHEIFVGERGWSAIARPDRREIDAYDTPQTIYVLALDDGGVVGGYRLLPTTAPHLLQDRFSHLVDGPVPRGREIHEWSRFFIREGYRGGSLFRQLIGSVPGACQLLGITSLTSVIEPDWLSRFDAARFRYQLLGSFVETAGMQLAAAQIDIQEASASGRAIGWDS encoded by the coding sequence ATGATTCGCCTCATCACCGGGAGCGCCGACCCCCGCCATCAGGATCTCCTTGAAGAGCACTACAGGTTGCGTCACGAGATATTTGTTGGCGAACGCGGGTGGTCAGCGATCGCCCGACCCGACAGGCGCGAGATCGACGCTTATGATACGCCGCAGACCATTTACGTGCTCGCGCTCGACGACGGTGGCGTCGTCGGCGGATACAGATTATTGCCGACGACCGCCCCCCACCTTCTGCAGGATCGTTTTTCACATCTGGTCGACGGACCGGTGCCGCGTGGGCGTGAGATCCACGAATGGTCGCGGTTCTTCATAAGAGAGGGCTATCGCGGAGGAAGTCTCTTCCGGCAATTGATCGGCTCCGTCCCAGGGGCGTGCCAGCTCCTTGGCATAACCAGTCTCACCAGCGTCATTGAGCCTGATTGGCTGTCACGCTTCGACGCCGCCCGCTTTCGCTACCAACTGCTTGGGTCGTTTGTCGAAACCGCCGGCATGCAACTCGCCGCAGCGCAGATCGACATTCAGGAGGCTTCGGCGTCGGGCCGCGCAATCGGCTGGGACAGCTGA
- a CDS encoding autoinducer binding domain-containing protein has translation MNTAQVLHNALQLANATSIEALVGLYRTAIDHFGFSHFIVTGLPGHGQRFENLVLERFWPEDWMSHYVSRDYIKRDPVAIASNVLSTPFTWNEARLRASALGPASDRIMMEAADAGLRDGVCVPIPVRNALAGCISLAREVPITETDAIGPLNVLSLTFASRLQLLVDHKRRPKGLMLSEREREVLMWVSEGKTAWEISRILGISDSTVNKHIAGAMRKTGSVTRTQAVARALTAMEIAG, from the coding sequence ATGAATACCGCGCAAGTGCTTCACAACGCACTGCAGCTGGCTAACGCCACCAGCATCGAGGCACTAGTCGGCCTCTATCGCACGGCAATCGACCATTTCGGGTTCAGCCACTTCATAGTCACGGGCTTGCCGGGCCACGGGCAGCGTTTCGAAAATCTGGTTCTAGAGCGCTTCTGGCCTGAAGACTGGATGTCGCACTATGTCTCGCGCGATTATATCAAGCGCGATCCGGTCGCGATTGCTTCCAATGTGCTCAGCACGCCCTTCACCTGGAACGAGGCTAGGCTACGCGCCAGTGCGTTAGGCCCCGCCAGCGATCGCATCATGATGGAAGCAGCCGATGCCGGCCTCAGGGACGGCGTATGTGTACCCATTCCTGTGCGCAACGCGCTCGCCGGCTGCATTTCGCTCGCAAGAGAAGTGCCGATCACCGAGACAGATGCCATCGGACCCCTGAACGTTCTTTCTCTTACCTTCGCAAGCAGGCTCCAGTTGCTGGTCGACCATAAGCGCCGGCCTAAAGGTTTGATGCTTTCGGAGCGAGAACGTGAAGTGCTGATGTGGGTGTCAGAGGGCAAGACGGCATGGGAGATTTCCCGGATCCTCGGGATATCCGACTCCACTGTCAACAAGCACATCGCCGGCGCCATGCGGAAAACGGGCTCTGTCACCCGCACACAGGCCGTCGCCAGGGCTTTAACCGCGATGGAGATAGCCGGCTGA
- a CDS encoding response regulator transcription factor — MPMEPVAIICSQDAELYIILDYILSIDGYKTVLAGNVEEATERTRETSPAAVILDCRRSGLPVAALCARLKQDPATHAVLTIALIAPGAEDQHIALLKAGVDDSLVRPLVPAKLIASLRSKRTAEARSTVGHRVLTFGDMEMRSESFRVRRGESEIQLGAIEFRLLRHLLENPGGIFSREDLIAVAWPTNIHVSARTVDVHVSRLRKSLLRLGVRRVIRTVRSAGYMLDDKNGP; from the coding sequence ATGCCGATGGAGCCAGTGGCGATTATCTGCTCACAAGACGCAGAACTCTATATTATCCTTGACTACATCCTAAGTATCGACGGATACAAAACCGTTCTCGCCGGCAATGTCGAGGAGGCGACCGAACGGACCAGGGAAACCTCGCCCGCAGCCGTCATTTTGGACTGTCGCCGCAGCGGGCTTCCGGTTGCCGCGTTGTGCGCTCGACTGAAGCAGGACCCGGCGACCCACGCTGTTTTGACTATCGCGCTGATCGCACCGGGCGCGGAAGACCAGCATATCGCGCTTTTGAAAGCAGGCGTGGACGACAGCCTCGTGCGGCCTTTGGTACCGGCAAAGCTGATTGCCTCCCTGCGTTCGAAGCGAACGGCGGAGGCTCGCAGCACTGTCGGCCACCGCGTTCTCACCTTCGGCGACATGGAGATGCGCTCCGAAAGCTTTCGTGTCCGGCGTGGTGAAAGCGAGATCCAGCTCGGCGCGATCGAATTCCGCTTGTTGCGACACCTGCTCGAAAATCCAGGCGGCATTTTCAGCCGCGAGGACCTGATCGCCGTTGCCTGGCCAACCAATATTCATGTCAGCGCCCGTACGGTAGACGTGCATGTAAGCCGGCTGCGCAAATCGCTGCTGAGGCTTGGCGTTCGCAGGGTCATCCGGACGGTCCGGTCCGCAGGCTACATGCTTGATGACAAGAACGGTCCCTGA
- a CDS encoding type II toxin-antitoxin system VapC family toxin — MSEFDVEAALRSLRGFPTKTLARRPDDQLPFVNEGELGGQALLLDTCVYIDRLQGKAPALVTQIMDGRHNNHSSVCIQELAHTLGVLKPDDHRTAAVHNAVSELIRSMPGHRILTPDADVLGRAAVMNGVLCRLQGYQDDQKLRCLHDCTLYLQASKSGLVLLTRNIADYDFCRQLIPSGKVLFYR; from the coding sequence GTGTCAGAATTCGATGTTGAAGCAGCCCTTCGCTCGCTCCGTGGCTTTCCAACCAAAACACTTGCTCGCCGACCTGATGATCAGCTGCCCTTCGTGAACGAGGGCGAGCTCGGTGGGCAGGCCCTCTTGCTCGACACCTGTGTGTACATTGACAGGCTCCAAGGCAAAGCCCCCGCGTTGGTGACGCAGATCATGGACGGTCGGCACAATAACCATTCATCTGTCTGCATCCAGGAGTTGGCCCATACGCTTGGTGTCCTGAAGCCCGACGATCACCGCACCGCAGCCGTGCATAACGCCGTGTCCGAGCTCATCCGATCGATGCCCGGGCACCGAATCCTTACGCCCGATGCTGACGTCTTGGGCCGCGCTGCTGTTATGAATGGGGTGCTCTGTCGCCTGCAAGGTTACCAAGACGACCAGAAGCTGCGCTGCCTGCATGACTGCACTCTTTATCTGCAGGCATCGAAATCGGGGCTTGTCCTGTTGACTCGGAACATCGCCGACTACGACTTTTGCCGACAACTTATCCCTAGTGGCAAGGTCCTTTTCTACAGATAG
- a CDS encoding aminotransferase class I/II-fold pyridoxal phosphate-dependent enzyme, whose product MKTTEASGGGRTSRFRNTASVIDRTRLYFEEAHRRGLMAVYGRSVPGRAISLTGGERRGNTITDYVRCSYLGLDNHPAIVAGAIGAIEQYGALHWSCARTRLNFALIGDLEETLSQLFRARVIAYSTVMVANMGALPIIASGHLTRGQRPVMVFDRLAHASLAFHKPVVAEETQVEAISHNDLDALEQICRKHPVVAYVCDGVYSMGGFAPIGGLLQLQEKYGLFLYIDDAHGISLFGDNGEGFARSLLPRDLGERTIVAASLGKGFGASGGMLMLGTARQETLFRRYSMPHAFSASPNVAAIGAALASADIHRTTELQTRQGRLAERIAFFDERIDTDQRNTPLPIRMIKVGDELASIDFAERLLDEGYYTSVTFFPTVAHGHAGIRICLTASHDLTDLERLCAKILSYGQQTLTAA is encoded by the coding sequence ATGAAAACAACAGAGGCTTCAGGCGGTGGGCGCACCAGTCGTTTCCGCAACACCGCTTCGGTGATCGATCGGACGCGATTGTATTTCGAAGAGGCTCACCGCCGCGGGCTCATGGCCGTTTATGGCCGCTCTGTGCCAGGGAGGGCTATATCGCTGACGGGAGGGGAGCGCAGAGGCAATACCATCACAGACTACGTGCGTTGTTCCTACCTCGGCCTGGACAATCATCCAGCCATCGTCGCCGGCGCAATTGGCGCAATAGAACAGTATGGAGCACTCCACTGGTCCTGTGCGCGTACGCGGCTGAACTTCGCACTCATAGGCGATCTTGAGGAGACGCTTTCCCAACTTTTTCGGGCACGCGTGATTGCGTATTCAACGGTCATGGTCGCCAATATGGGCGCGCTGCCTATCATTGCCTCCGGCCATCTGACGCGCGGGCAGAGACCCGTGATGGTCTTCGACCGCCTTGCCCATGCCTCGCTTGCCTTCCACAAGCCAGTGGTGGCGGAGGAGACGCAAGTCGAGGCAATTTCTCACAACGATCTCGATGCCTTGGAGCAGATTTGCCGTAAGCATCCGGTCGTCGCCTATGTGTGCGACGGCGTCTATTCGATGGGCGGCTTCGCGCCGATCGGAGGGCTTCTTCAATTGCAGGAGAAGTACGGGCTTTTTCTCTACATCGATGACGCGCACGGAATTTCGCTGTTTGGCGACAATGGTGAAGGCTTTGCGCGCTCGCTATTGCCGCGTGACCTCGGCGAGCGGACCATCGTCGCGGCCTCGCTCGGCAAGGGCTTCGGCGCGTCGGGTGGCATGCTCATGCTTGGAACGGCGCGTCAGGAAACTCTGTTTCGCCGCTACTCGATGCCACATGCGTTCTCGGCTTCGCCGAACGTCGCAGCCATCGGCGCCGCCCTCGCCTCGGCCGACATTCACCGCACCACCGAGCTCCAGACGCGCCAAGGCCGTTTGGCAGAGCGCATTGCCTTCTTCGACGAGCGCATCGATACGGATCAGCGCAACACACCCTTGCCCATTCGTATGATCAAGGTGGGCGACGAACTCGCCTCCATCGATTTCGCCGAGCGGCTGCTCGATGAGGGCTACTACACCTCCGTGACATTCTTCCCGACGGTTGCCCACGGCCACGCCGGCATACGGATCTGCCTGACCGCAAGCCATGACCTGACGGACTTAGAACGGCTCTGCGCCAAGATCCTGAGCTACGGACAACAAACACTGACTGCGGCCTGA